A window of Reinekea marina contains these coding sequences:
- a CDS encoding FimV/HubP family polar landmark protein has translation MVKKQALAVLILLMAFAGSSFGLGLGDIKVNSNLNDPLDAEIKIIQLQGLTSGEILPTLASNDDFRRAGVERSFFLSNIQFRVKENAAGEVFITLTTKQVVREPFLNFLVEINWPGGRLLKEYTILLDPPVFDTGLAVDALVVEGSNQATELVTTTVIETAPTEETVSVATPVEPRDDTLAAGEYRVQRNDTLWEIAMKVPARQGYSPQQVMLAIQDLNSEAFLNNNINRVKAGSVLKLPDESQIALRSFQEAIDEVRAQNSGAAPNLRAPTSANSEAQLSATDTTGSALEGAGDEKNPDGYLELSADSNSGISGAGETSEDVQQLLGQLSIAEELNDQYARERDDLSEKVAELEAQIEIMERLLDVQNTDMAQVQQALEQSGEAQTEAAPEADASEQAPATETTTPEAAAATPTTPVKATPPAPIKQDFMWYVNEYTGTISNWVMASVTNMAIVGGGLLLILLIPFYLRSKRSGSDQVLSEMTESSNSFAEETDDISADLDEDLLSDVEDDSFEEVEEESEQIDAVMEAEMYMAYQKYDQAEEKLKEAFADYPGRADIGLKLMEVFAETGNASGFNDIESRISMTPAQQEEAEALRAKLPIDQLDSDSSNMLSADSNDDFDLDLSDTLTEGDDSSDLGFELDLGEDDSAEPMLTESSESEDLSFDLNLDSEETESEPLLDNSQAEAESEELSTDLDFSLDLGDLDVDLSSDEGDTLDFSLDEETTSTESDEAEPTSELDFSLDFSEEETSTDDSAFDLNLESEVDAPLELNEELVESDEADGLDLDLGEAEESVPELDMEDELPSLEIEETLSLDDAEDFSLNLDEETNTEVETPVSAGDDDFDIDFSEGETSDDAPNEDPLQQLADSLDSDADLDDDEFDFLSGSDEISTKLDLARAYIEMEDKDGARDILDEVVQEGNDEQKSQAEALIQQL, from the coding sequence ATGGTGAAAAAACAGGCGCTGGCAGTACTCATTTTATTAATGGCATTTGCAGGATCAAGCTTCGGCTTAGGATTGGGTGACATTAAAGTTAATTCGAATCTGAACGATCCACTCGATGCTGAAATTAAAATCATTCAGTTGCAGGGTCTAACTTCAGGTGAAATTCTTCCTACACTCGCAAGTAATGATGACTTTCGACGTGCCGGTGTTGAACGAAGTTTTTTCTTATCGAATATCCAATTTAGGGTAAAGGAAAACGCAGCTGGTGAAGTGTTTATCACACTGACCACCAAGCAAGTCGTTCGTGAGCCGTTTTTGAATTTCTTAGTCGAAATTAATTGGCCTGGCGGACGCTTATTAAAAGAATACACCATTTTACTGGACCCTCCTGTATTTGATACCGGGTTGGCCGTTGACGCACTTGTGGTCGAAGGCAGTAATCAAGCCACTGAATTGGTTACCACCACGGTAATAGAAACGGCACCAACAGAAGAAACCGTTTCGGTAGCTACGCCAGTTGAGCCCCGTGATGATACCTTAGCTGCAGGTGAATATCGTGTTCAACGAAATGACACCTTGTGGGAAATTGCTATGAAAGTGCCTGCGCGCCAAGGCTACTCTCCACAGCAAGTCATGTTAGCGATTCAGGATTTAAATTCTGAAGCCTTTCTAAATAACAACATTAACCGAGTGAAAGCCGGTAGTGTGTTAAAGCTTCCAGATGAATCTCAGATTGCATTACGCAGCTTCCAAGAAGCGATTGATGAAGTAAGAGCTCAAAATTCAGGAGCTGCACCAAACTTACGTGCACCGACTTCGGCCAATAGTGAAGCTCAATTATCTGCGACTGATACAACAGGGTCTGCACTTGAAGGTGCAGGTGATGAGAAAAACCCAGATGGTTATTTAGAGCTATCAGCTGATAGTAACTCGGGAATCAGCGGTGCCGGTGAAACCAGTGAAGACGTTCAACAGCTACTAGGGCAATTATCTATTGCGGAAGAGTTGAACGATCAATACGCTCGTGAACGCGATGATTTATCGGAAAAAGTAGCGGAGCTTGAAGCGCAAATTGAAATTATGGAACGTTTATTAGACGTTCAAAACACCGATATGGCTCAGGTTCAACAAGCGCTTGAACAATCTGGGGAAGCTCAAACAGAAGCGGCTCCAGAAGCTGACGCATCAGAACAAGCTCCTGCGACGGAGACCACAACGCCAGAAGCAGCAGCGGCTACACCAACAACACCGGTTAAAGCAACGCCTCCTGCGCCGATTAAGCAAGACTTCATGTGGTATGTAAATGAGTATACCGGCACTATTTCTAACTGGGTTATGGCGAGTGTTACAAACATGGCCATTGTTGGCGGCGGATTACTGTTAATTTTGCTCATTCCATTCTACCTAAGAAGTAAACGATCAGGCAGCGATCAAGTACTAAGTGAAATGACTGAGTCTTCTAATTCTTTTGCTGAAGAAACAGATGACATCAGCGCTGACCTAGATGAAGACCTATTAAGTGATGTAGAAGATGATTCTTTTGAAGAAGTTGAAGAAGAGTCTGAACAGATCGATGCTGTAATGGAAGCCGAAATGTATATGGCATACCAGAAGTACGATCAAGCAGAGGAAAAACTTAAAGAAGCATTTGCTGATTACCCTGGCCGAGCTGATATTGGTTTAAAATTAATGGAAGTATTTGCTGAGACAGGTAATGCTTCTGGGTTTAACGATATAGAAAGCCGAATTTCGATGACGCCTGCACAGCAAGAAGAAGCTGAAGCTCTTCGAGCGAAATTACCTATCGATCAGCTTGATTCAGATAGCAGCAATATGTTGTCTGCTGATAGTAACGACGATTTTGATCTGGATTTAAGTGACACCCTGACGGAAGGTGATGATTCTTCCGATCTCGGCTTTGAACTGGATTTAGGCGAAGACGATTCTGCCGAACCTATGTTGACTGAAAGCAGTGAGTCTGAAGATTTATCGTTTGATTTGAATCTTGACAGTGAAGAAACTGAATCAGAACCATTACTAGACAATAGCCAAGCTGAGGCTGAATCTGAAGAGTTATCTACAGATTTAGATTTCAGCTTAGATCTGGGTGATTTAGATGTAGATCTATCCAGTGATGAAGGTGATACCTTAGACTTCTCATTAGATGAAGAAACTACTAGTACAGAGAGTGACGAAGCTGAACCCACATCTGAGTTAGACTTCTCGTTAGATTTCAGTGAAGAAGAAACCAGTACGGATGACTCTGCATTTGACCTTAATTTAGAAAGCGAAGTAGATGCGCCATTAGAGCTCAATGAAGAATTGGTCGAGAGTGATGAGGCTGACGGCCTTGATCTAGATCTTGGTGAGGCCGAGGAAAGTGTTCCTGAGCTAGATATGGAAGACGAACTACCATCATTAGAAATAGAAGAGACACTGTCATTAGATGACGCAGAAGACTTTTCTTTAAATCTAGATGAAGAAACAAATACCGAAGTTGAAACACCTGTCAGCGCCGGTGATGACGACTTTGATATCGATTTCTCTGAAGGTGAAACTTCGGATGATGCACCTAATGAAGATCCGCTACAGCAATTGGCTGATTCTTTAGACAGTGATGCTGATTTAGACGACGATGAGTTTGACTTCCTTTCAGGTAGTGATGAGATAAGCACCAAGTTAGATCTCGCTCGTGCTTACATTGAAATGGAAGATAAAGACGGTGCTCGTGATATTCTGGACGAAGTCGTTCAAGAAGGTAATGACGAACAAAAATCTCAGGCAGAAGCGTTGATACAACAATTGTAA
- the truA gene encoding tRNA pseudouridine(38-40) synthase TruA, whose protein sequence is MTEIFPFEDPSKTKRIVMAVEYKGRNYRGWQIQRTGVSTIQATLEKALSKIANQEISTIVAGRTDAGVHATNQIIHFDTSAQRSMYGWTMGVNGALPNDISIKWAHEVDETFHARFTAKERAYRFVIHNNWVRSAALEGLVTWEQYELDVDLMQEAANLLLGTHDFSSFRASECQAHSPVKTLRELTLKRYGEFIVIQTRADGYLHHMVRNLVGVLLPIGRGRKPISYATQVLEAKNRNKGGVTAKGDGLYFVRAQYERDDLPCEKAGPVFIQPLIDSDGAVFSPI, encoded by the coding sequence ATGACCGAAATATTTCCATTTGAAGATCCATCTAAGACAAAACGAATTGTGATGGCCGTTGAATATAAAGGTAGGAACTACCGAGGCTGGCAGATTCAGCGAACAGGAGTTTCAACCATTCAAGCAACGCTTGAAAAGGCTTTGTCCAAAATAGCGAATCAGGAAATCAGTACCATTGTTGCAGGTCGAACGGATGCGGGTGTTCATGCGACGAATCAAATTATTCATTTTGATACATCGGCACAGCGCAGTATGTATGGCTGGACAATGGGCGTTAATGGCGCGTTACCCAACGATATTAGTATTAAGTGGGCGCATGAAGTAGATGAAACATTCCACGCGCGTTTTACGGCAAAAGAGCGAGCCTACCGCTTTGTTATACATAATAATTGGGTTCGCAGCGCAGCTTTAGAAGGATTAGTCACCTGGGAGCAATACGAGTTAGATGTAGATTTGATGCAAGAAGCTGCGAACTTGTTATTAGGCACGCACGATTTTAGCTCTTTCCGAGCGTCTGAATGTCAGGCTCACTCCCCTGTGAAAACCTTGCGAGAATTAACCCTTAAGCGTTATGGTGAGTTTATTGTTATTCAAACACGTGCCGATGGGTATTTGCACCACATGGTTCGAAATCTTGTCGGTGTCTTGTTACCAATAGGTCGGGGTCGAAAACCGATAAGCTATGCTACTCAAGTTTTGGAAGCAAAAAATAGGAATAAGGGTGGTGTAACGGCCAAGGGCGATGGTTTGTATTTCGTCAGGGCTCAATATGAGCGTGATGATTTGCCCTGCGAAAAAGCAGGTCCCGTTTTTATTCAGCCGCTTATAGACAGTGATGGCGCAGTCTTTTCACCTATTTAA
- a CDS encoding phosphoribosylanthranilate isomerase: MRTRIKMCGMTRIEDIQCAASLGVDAIGLVFYPPSPRAVSLEQASTLAKACPVLVDKVALFVNPEKSLVKEVIDATGATLLQFHGDETPEFCQQFGMPYLKALRVSDKHRLTTALKEHHEAPAILLDAYVAGTPGGTGQQFDWSLIPKGLMQRLFLAGGINATNVADAISSANPYAVDVSGGIESAKGIKSAQKMTDFVAAVREISS; encoded by the coding sequence ATGAGAACTCGGATTAAAATGTGCGGAATGACGCGCATTGAAGACATACAATGTGCTGCAAGTTTGGGGGTCGATGCGATAGGGCTGGTTTTTTATCCTCCTAGTCCGCGTGCCGTGTCACTTGAGCAGGCATCTACGTTAGCTAAAGCTTGCCCTGTGCTTGTTGATAAGGTGGCTTTGTTCGTTAACCCAGAAAAGAGCTTGGTAAAAGAGGTTATTGACGCAACCGGCGCTACTTTATTGCAGTTTCACGGCGATGAAACGCCTGAGTTTTGCCAGCAGTTTGGCATGCCGTATTTAAAAGCACTTCGTGTGTCAGATAAACATCGTTTAACGACCGCACTTAAGGAGCATCACGAAGCGCCTGCAATATTGCTCGATGCCTATGTTGCAGGCACACCCGGCGGCACAGGCCAGCAATTTGACTGGTCACTAATTCCTAAGGGTTTAATGCAGCGGCTCTTTTTAGCGGGAGGCATTAATGCCACTAACGTGGCTGATGCAATAAGCAGTGCGAACCCTTATGCAGTAGACGTAAGTGGTGGAATTGAGTCTGCCAAGGGAATTAAGTCGGCGCAAAAAATGACCGATTTTGTTGCAGCGGTCCGTGAAATTTCTTCATAA
- the accD gene encoding acetyl-CoA carboxylase, carboxyltransferase subunit beta: protein MSSWLEKIVPSIVRSDSKNRANVPEGLWKKCPKCAAVLYRPELEKNMDVCPKCDHHMRVGARRRIDLFLDQEGRVEIATDVRPVDRLKFKDGKRYKDRIVAAQKQTGENDAFVAMEGTVEGQPVVVGAFDFNFMGGSMGSVVGEKFVQAANLAMEKNIPYVCFATSGGARMQEALFSLMQMAKTSAALEKMRLQGVPYISVMIDPCFGGVSASLALLGDLNIAEPHALIGFAGPRVIEQTVREKLPEGFQRSEFLLEKGAVDMIIRRQDMRSKLAGVLKKLMHAPVN from the coding sequence ATGAGCAGTTGGTTGGAAAAAATCGTACCGTCAATCGTTAGGTCCGATTCGAAGAACCGGGCTAACGTCCCTGAAGGCCTATGGAAGAAGTGCCCTAAATGTGCGGCCGTTCTGTATCGACCTGAGCTAGAAAAGAATATGGATGTTTGTCCTAAGTGCGACCATCACATGCGAGTAGGCGCTCGTCGGCGTATCGATCTTTTCTTAGACCAAGAAGGCCGAGTTGAAATCGCAACAGATGTACGCCCAGTAGATCGACTAAAGTTTAAAGACGGGAAGCGATACAAAGACCGTATAGTGGCAGCCCAAAAGCAAACCGGTGAAAACGATGCCTTCGTTGCAATGGAAGGTACGGTAGAAGGTCAGCCTGTCGTCGTAGGTGCTTTTGACTTTAACTTCATGGGCGGCTCCATGGGCTCTGTGGTTGGTGAGAAATTCGTACAAGCTGCAAATCTCGCGATGGAAAAGAACATCCCTTACGTATGTTTTGCAACCTCTGGCGGCGCTCGTATGCAAGAAGCGTTGTTTTCGTTAATGCAAATGGCAAAAACCAGTGCAGCATTAGAAAAAATGCGCTTACAAGGTGTTCCGTACATCTCAGTGATGATTGATCCTTGTTTTGGCGGCGTTTCAGCTTCGTTGGCATTGTTAGGCGACCTAAATATTGCTGAGCCCCATGCGTTAATCGGCTTCGCTGGACCACGCGTTATTGAGCAAACGGTGCGTGAAAAGCTTCCGGAAGGCTTTCAGCGCAGCGAGTTTTTACTTGAAAAGGGCGCAGTAGATATGATTATTCGACGCCAGGATATGCGCTCTAAATTAGCTGGAGTTCTGAAAAAGTTGATGCATGCACCCGTCAATTAA